The Carassius auratus strain Wakin unplaced genomic scaffold, ASM336829v1 scaf_tig00006580, whole genome shotgun sequence region GATTCTTAGTCATAATGAAAGACCCTTTCCTAAGGCAAAAGACAAGACATTAGACATAATAGGTCACCcactaaatattaaatgtaactgATCTAGGGATGTAGACAATCTTCATGCAgaataaatatttcctttttggggtgaattattcctttgatTCTTTGAATTACAAGTGTAAAGAATCACAGCAAACATAGGGTGTGAACCTGAAAAAATCAGGTAGTGTTACACAATCCTTTTTGAATCTAAAGGGTAATACAGCAGCAAATGTGACACTGGAAGCACTGgtctaaataaaatgaacatgagAATAGGAGGAAGAGAAGACAACTACACGTTTGTATTCATGAAACCTTAAACACCATCTCCCATGCTAAGAGGTATTCTCATtggcatcagtttttttttttttttttttaaaggagccCATTAAGTATCAGAAATCCCCAGATCTCTATAGACAGCATGAGGACTATTTATGCACTATAAATCATGATCACAGATTATGTGTGGTTCTGAATActttcagtaataataaaaaagctgtaAAAGGGGCTGCAATGAAATGGAAATGCAACCTTAGTAAATACCCATAATCAAGTAGTCTGATCTGATCATGCATCATAACAAAGTTGTTTAAATTCTATTCAAAAGTGAGAATGTACCTGCCAACATCCAAAATGCTGATGAATTAAGGAACTCGAAGACAGGAAAAATGCTGTCTAAGTCCTGGGTCCTGACAGAGATGATATTTGGACACACTAGGGCACTTAAAGTAAAATTGAAATATAAGTATAAAGAGATATCTTCTGTATTGTATTAAATCTTATTGTAGAAGATTATCGAAAAAATCTGGGGGCaggttagagaaaaaaaaagggtatTTCTATGTATCCATGgttgactggattttgagatgtgCACATTAAATTTAAATGGAGAAAGTTGAATGTTTGCTCCAGTtataacattttgatttaaaattacaaggtcagaaaaaaaatatttcttcagatgaattgttcacaataacgTAAGATCGAAGTATGAATTGAATAATGAATACATGATGACTTTAAAATGGTCtcaaatccaaaacaaacaatgtTATCATCAGGGCTATAAAACTGCTTGATGCATTTATATGTTtgactttttaaagaaaaaaaaaaactagtgtaTTGATGAATTGTTGGCTGCCTTATAAGAAATGGGCTGGACATTTTGTGATTAAACACCATAGACCTAGGAACTGTGAAATATAGTCACCGAAATCAAATGTCATCGAGATAAAACTGTCATCCCGGCACACTGTATTTATAAGGTAACATTATAGCGGCTTTTAACTATAAAATGTAACGTTAACCATCTTTTACAGTTTGTCAGTCATAAAAAAAGCCTGGACCAACCGGATATGTGTCGGTCCATACGGACATATTTTAGCTAACGACGGTTAGCCGACACTTCAGAGTAACCtcacacattaataaaaaatataaaaaaacacaacaaacgaAACACTTTGAGAAGTAATACATggaataacattatatttatcatACATCAAAGGATGAAAATAAACTGATGATTGTGAGCACTGTTCTGCTATTTGCACAACATAATGTAAGCGATGGGATAACTGATGCTAAGCTAGCCACGTAGCTTCTTGTGTGATTAGCATTTCTAACACAGACACGGGACAATGAATCAGAAACAGAGTCCACGGTTTTAGATTTATTTCTGTCCTTTGCTGTAAGACATTTTGTCAGAGCAACCAGCCTAATATCTAACGTCTCTCGAGACTTTACACACCGAGCACAGAGGGCTTCTCGGCCCGCGGTTTATCTTACCTTGTGGTCGTGTTCATCTGCTCGAACTGGCAGCAGTGAACTAAAAACAGTCGTCAGGACAACCACTTCAATCGTCCACCTGCCGAGCCCCATGATTTTCTAAGGAAAATTCTGCGACTGAGTTGAGATGGAATCTTTTAGGGGGGCTATCCCACCTTCCTTCTTCCTGGTTCTATGACAGTGGTTGTCTTAAGAAGCACACATACGAGCCTGTCGTAAAACTGTTCTGAGAGCGATCAGCGCGTTTTCCGCTGATTGGTGTGAAGAGATCACGCGGGTAACGTGGGCCTATCATTGGAGAGAGCGATGAGTCAACGTTGAGGAAGGAAACCCTCCGCGTTGCCACCCATGGCCACGTCACCTGAGCACAAACAGAAGTGGTGGAAAGGCCGGCTTTTAGCAGGATGTAAAACCACACGACTTGAGTGTTCGTTGATAGAAACTTCAAATAATGAAGCAGAAGTTTACGCCTAATCAGCAAATTTGTCACTGTtagtttaaaactataaaaagcGTTAATTAATTAAACGTCAATTCATTGAAGACCATTGTTATTCAAACTGCTTaaaaaagactttttaaataGCTTAAGTTAACATACAAAAGTTGAGAAACCTCAGAGAGCTGTCATATTTTCATTCGGGTTTCAGGCAAGgctgtttttttgtgttgtttgtctTTTAGTTTAGCTAAGCATAGCCTATAGCAGTGATACccaaagttatttatatatttatttattctttttttttgcctatattttaggctgatattaaaattatttatcaaTACTTGCATGTTTGAAGCAACAGTTGTCGATTCATGCAACTTGTAGAGCAGCAAGTGACATAATGCTTGATTGATGCTTGAAGGGAACTGAGGTTAAGTAACCAAAGTGTTCCCTTTCGAATGTTCACTCCCATTAAGTATGGGAAATCCAATCATGCCGCACCACGAGCAACAATTACATGCTGGTCTGTGAACCCAGTGTTAGAGCACAAATAAGGGCCCTAAGGGCACTATCTCACCCCAAGCTTAGCTGAGGGCATGAGAACCACTAACAATATGGGAGGATTAAACAGACAGACATCCCCGCTCTGCAGGCAAGGATTCTAAGTTATAGAATCTGGCAAAAGTGGACATCGACGACCAGCCGGCGGCCGCACAGATCTCATTGACAGATATGCCACTGGACCACGCCCATGAGGAGGCCATTACCCTTGGGAAGTGGTCTCTCACACCAATAGGGCATTCTAGTACCTTCTGATGCATAAGCCAGAGCTATTGCATCAACAATCCAGCGATACAGACAGTCTTTGCATAGTGACCGGCAGACCCCTCTGATGGCCTCCAAAGCAAATAAACTGCTGTTCAGACTGCCTAAACAGATTAGAACGTACCACATAGACTCTCAGATCCCTAACAAGGCAGAGAGCATTCGGTTCCTGCTTGCCATCTGCAGCGGGGAGCGCAAATAGAGATATTACTTTTCTCTAAAGGGAGCAGAGAGCACTTTAGAAACATAGCCATGTCTTGGTTTCAAAATGACCATACAGTCATTGAGCCAACAATCAAGTCACGAGGCGCTGACCGAAACATAAACTTGGAGTATGGATGGGGCATGCCCCTTATCCAGCAGTTTGCAGGACGCAGGAAAATCAGCATGCAGGACACATCACACGTCACTTCCGTCGAGGCACCAGACATGAAGGCTCCAAAATTCGGGGGATGCCAAATCATGCCTTTCGTCTGTGAGAGAAGGTCCCTCCTCAATGGGATGGGCCACAGGGCCATCGTTACCAGCTGAATCAGCTATGGAAACCAAGCCTGGTTCTTCCAGAGTGGAGCTAATAAGAGCTCCACTGATGATCTGGTGAATCAGGACGATAGGAAGAAATGCATACAGCTGAGCCCTGGGCCAGGGCGTCTCTCTGTATCGAGAAAAATGTTGGGCAATGAGAATTGTCTTCCAAGGCGAAGAGGTCAACCTCTGCCTTCCTGAAGACTGCCCTAATTCGTTGTACCATCTGAGGATGCAGCGCCCATTTTCCCTGGGGCTACCTTGCCTCTGGACAGCTGTGTGCTTTGATCTGTTGCTGTGAGCAGCTCTTTAAAGGTCTCCTCGTGCACTTGGCCAGACTCATCCATACTGTGGAGAAGTTTGGCTTGAAAAAACTTGGAGGATCGCCATTGTGTGCAGTACTGAGCCAGCCTGTATGTCTGCTGTGTGAGCCCTGTTGGCGATAGTTGAGGTGGATGGATGCGCTGCATGGATCTTTAAGCTGAGGGCAGAACGAGTCTTTTGTTccttatctggctcggctcggtgttcatcttcagttctttcttcaaagcagttcagtcagtgtactgtttgagtaaattaattactccgggatattggtttattttgactcagagggagtgtcagccacataaaaaaaaaaagttaacagcttaagtcatatgtggattaatgcttattggatttggtgaactggttcaagaagaaccggttaaattgaatgattctttcgcgaaccggacatcactacactgcagtgttatGATCGTGCTCAGAACAGAtcctgaagagaagacaatgctgaatgaagttgtagtttttgttatttttgaaccaaaatgtattttcaatgcttcaacaaattctaactgaccctctgatgtcacatggactactttgatgatgtttttattacttttctggacatggacagtatacatacattttcaatggagggacagaaagctctcaaacttaatctaaaatatcttaaactgtgtcttacgggtttggaacgacatgagggtgagtcattaatgacataatttttcatttttgggtgaactactcctttaaggtTTATGTGGCCGCCATATCTGCGGGGCATGCACTTGTGGGAGATGTTTCAGCAAGTCATCATCCCCTGGTCTCCCATTTTATATAGAGTTCGGGACTGCTTAGGCCTTTCCGCCCAGCAAAAGTCCTTTCtaggcagtgctttaagtggcccaaaagaggtgccggtactctattatagcataATAGCTTGCACTACAAGTCTCACCCAAGGGctctattcggttgttaagtgatgacgtaagaagcgctgtttccgggtccaagcctcaactcgcttcacttgagaatactaccccagcagccgtttatgagcactgtttattcatattaatcatttaagctaaacgctttcaaacttacggtatacactacagtctccgtgctcacagcgtccaaaacacaaataatttgtatacatttttttatatttatattttcattgtctggctatctgggacttcggtatggagttaaatgttacgattataactttttcgctagtattctataacattgtgagtttatattagcaccttttgttgttttctcgttgtAACTGATGAGCGTTTGGACatggaagcgctgctacgtgaagtcagacttaacaagcaaaTACTTGGCAGCATAACCAAGTACTTAGAGAACTGGCATCAATACTAGAACAGAGATGAACCACCATAAACAACCACGTACAAACATTGTCAGGACAGGTCAATTTTACAAATTTTGTACCAGCTGGCCAACATCCAGAGCATCCTATAACACCAAAAGTTGCAAGCTTCCTGCAATCAGCGCAGGATTTGGAAATTGGAAGTGGAACTTGATAAGAAGCTTGTGTTTCCCCCAGAAATAGTGGCTACAACACTCCGGCCAGACATGGTTCTGTGGTCTCTAACATCAAATCTGGTATATGTTGTCGGATTAACAGTACCATGGGAAGAGGGGGTCGAAGAGGCTTACGAGAGGAAAAAGAACAAATATTCTGACCTGGCAGCTGAAGCATCCCAGAACGGCTAGAAGGCTAGCATCTTTCCAGTAGAGGTGGGATGCAGGGGATTTGTTGCAACATCTACCACCAGTTTGCTAAAGAAAATAGGGGTGAAGGGTTGCTCTCTCCAACAGGCCATCAAGTCCATATCAAGTGCTGCTGAAAAAAGCAGTAACTGGCTCTGGATCAAGTGCAAGGATCCCATCTGGGCAGTAAGATAGAGACAGATGGTATGCGGTCAGGCTTAGGCCCGACTCAGGGAGAAGGATGCCCCTGCCATGCAGAGCCCATCAGGGACATAGAGGGTATGGCATGGAGGGGGTATACCTGGGACGCTGGGTACACTGTTGAGCCTTCTGGAGATGTTGTGGGCTTAAATCAATGAAACATCGATGAAGCAGGGTTCCCACCTGATGACCCCAATGACATACTTTACCCTCCCTTTGTTTTTACCACTCAACACAGATTGCTACTAGCAAGAGTTTCCTTCTAAAGGGATTGAAACATCTGAATCTATTAGCTTTACatacataagtttttttttatatatatatataattgtgtagcTGAGTATTtctttttgtacacagtgccgcgaactgtcaatcactcctgtacacgcatcactgtcctccttgcagatgcagcaacttgcgctctctttatcaactttaaaacaaaaaggacacaaaaagtcgtattgtctttgtgcatatagatttattagataaaaatgaatatctaaattcgtgcctagccacctatggtatttttttagaacttagaaaaaagatgcttcagccaatgagcagccggcgggggctggttgcaggacgactcaacctccgcagacagtttttaatgtttatcagacaataactactcaagattttgctttagtatagttttcgggacaattagggccagattcagGATTCGGGACAAAAGTTtcgatttcgggactgtcccgaagtTTTCTGGTCATCCTAcctgaaagagctactgcattacctcattagcttgcgtctgacctGCAGCGATATCATTCAGGCTTGGTGGGGTGTCAGCCAGCGAGTCATCTGATTCTGACCGTATTGTTGTAGTACTCAGAAGCTGAAGCCAGGAGAGCATATTATGTGTTGATGACTGCATTTGAATTTTTATTGAACCGAGGTGTGCAcgtttcacacactctctctggcCACGGTAAGTTGTAACTGACAGCGACAAAAGCGACGCATGCGCatttcacttgtaaaactcatgggtgtatgggtaatgtagtctctgctcttGGTGGGATGAaataggaagcttgcattgtgaagggcgctctgaaaagcggcagcgccggcaaaggattaaaacctctattaaaacagatgtccaagtGAGCATACCAGTAcactaaaagcacgttctggaggtggcggtacgctcaagagctatatttgtaagtggcggtactgagtaccggtgcgtaccggcccacttaaagcactgcttcTTGGGACTTATCAATTGTTTTGGAAGGCCTGAAAGGCCATCCTTTTGAGCCATTGGAGTCTGTGTCAGAGAAGCTGTTGACCCTCAAGACGGCTCTTTTAGTGGCTTTATCTTCCCTTAAGAGGGTAGGGGATCTGCAGGCTCTCTCCATCAGCCCTATGTGTATGTACTTTGTCCAGGGCTGGTTAAAGTATTTTTGCGACCTAGGCCtgactatgttcctaaggttgcTTTGACTCCATTTCGCTTTCAGTAAGTGTTCTTAGAAacagttgtttgtgtgttttggtggTAAGAGCAGATGTTCTGCTGTCACCAAACAGTGAATTTCAGACTGCATAGTGGAGGCTATTTCTCTGGCCCATGTGGCGTGTGGCTTGACTTCGCCTCTAGGGGTGTGTGCTCATTCTACAAGAGCAGTGGCTTGTTCTAAGGCCTTCTTCAAAGGGTCCTCGATGGAAGAAATtcgtgctgcggcaggatggtcctctcCTAGCACCTTAATCAAGTTCATCATTGTCAACATTGTAGCATCGAAGTGAACCTATGAGAGggaacatctcatttacatatatGAAacccttggttccctgaatagggacaAGATGCTGCGATGCGGGCCATTCGGTACCTTTGATATCACTTTCTTCATAAACAAGTGGAAATCTGATGACATAGTGAGCAGCACGCTGATATAACTCACCTATGTGAACGTCGGGGCCGGTGCTATTTGGCCAACGAATTGGCGTGATGGTATAAGGGCTTTAGACACCAAAGGTTTTCCCATAGTGATGACATCATCGCAACATcttgttccctattcagggaaccaaggttacatacgtaaccgagatgttttcaGATATGAGAACagaatttacagtataatgtaaGGACTCTAAGTCTTATTATACAGCTTAGATATCTTAAGACTACTTTGCAGGCCAAATGTGTTAGTAAGACAACCTTGTATAATGCTAAAGTATAAATGACAATCATTAGTTGCCCACGCAATAAAAACCTAGACCCTCAAGAAACTATACAACTGATTTTATTATGCACTGTGAAAAACGTTTAATTGcattcttaaaataaatcaaagttaCAAATATTAACAAGACAATAAATTCACACTGGGGTCAATTCTGAAAAATTTCCtttagatattaattttttttatatccaaGTAGTGCATACTGTTTTAATTGCTAAATATACAGTTACAGCACCAGTTGTACAACTAATTAGCCAGTTATTAGTTGGTGTGCAAATTCCCCTCCTTTTGTGTATGTATCATGTCATCAGTGACTGCACAAACTCCCTGTAATGATGAAAAGAAGAGGCAATTATTTTGTCGTCATTATCTAATATATTGCTGTCATTTAGTGATGTAATGTCAAACATTAGCAACAAGTAACACATTCCTACTCCTCAAAAGTTACTAatttttcactgtcactttttatgcaaagtagtttttttttcctctaaagcCTTCCACATCAATCTTTAAAGAAGTAATATAATAGTaagataaattaaacattttcagaaaGTGACATCACCTTATGATATCTGGCAAACCAGGGTCTTTATATAGCCCATTATGAAGATACCCAAGTGATGCATCAAATTGCACCAGCTTGACACGCTCATCTGAGTTTTGGGCCTTTTTTGCAGTTCTGTAAATCTGAgccaaaaaaagacaaacatttataaataaatgtatttctgaattatttttataaGGTAAGTTTTGTACACACAAACCTCTTGACCTGAGGCAAAGGGCACTAAATGGTCATCTTCAGCATGGAGAATCATAAGGGGAGTTCTGATTTTTTGCAAACTATCGAGAAATAATAGGGGAAGAAATGCAGATATCAAAAGTTTACaatgttttaacatatttaacatgAACTAGCATACTATTACAATCATATCTGTACACATATTGTTAAATTAATtgccttatattttatattaaccatatgcttgaatatattaaaaacaatgtcaCATACTTTTCATCAGTTGGAAGGTTCAAATCTTTGTTTTTCAGTGGATTGAACAAGAAGTACTGAATGTATGGAAACTTCCAATAAAACtggagaaaaggaaaaagagagatACAAATAAGACTTACACAAACCCAATTCTGATTTATGACCCATTTGATTAatcctgtgtatatatatttaattcacttGAAATTTGACAGagttaaattgtacaaaaaaaaaaaaaaatcccaattataatgttttgattagaaaataaaaaaaattatacaagctGTTCAAAAATACAAGATGTTCAAAGATCTTGAACGTTACTTACCCAGGTAAAAGGGTGTTCAGTTAGTTTATTAGTTTCCATCCTCGCATTTAGGAATGCACCTTCAAGTATTATTCCATCAAACTGATTTCCTGTCAAGAAATTTGCAGTTTTTGGATTAAGACAAAATACCAACTCAAGAGAACCACTGAGACAAACAAAAGCATGCTTGTCTTTAAATCAGTCAAATTCTTACCTTGTTCTAGTAATTTCACTGCAGTGGTAGTGGCAACActattgaagaagaaaaaaaactgcagttATATATTGTATactttagaaattgtttttaattaatattgtttgttgtttttgatacATTTGAAGTAAACTTGTCATCAAAAAGCAGATCCTACACACCCACTACCAAGCGAgtgaccccacacacacaccaggcTGTTTCCACTGCGTGCCTTAACCCAGTGGTACAAGTATAAGACATCAGTACATAGACCAGCCTCTGTAGGCTCACCAGTGGAGTCCCCAAAACCTAAAAGGTTTTAACGTATTTGAGTAAGCAATAGACAAATCATACTGTATATTGAAGTTCAaggctaaaatgatctccaacggTTATCGGCTACAGTGAAGTGACAACATTTTAACTCACCTCTGTAGTCCAGCGCCAAAACGTGATATCCAACAGCACTCAAGACCTGTATGTCCAAGACACTTCAGTCATTAACACTAGTCAAGTTTTTAGTCTTTCTTCATGATTAATTAAGTGAGTTTGCTCACATTTGCAATTCCAATTCGATGAGGTGCAGATCTGTTTAATAAAAGGTACAAAAATTAGAACATAAAGAAGGCAAAAAAGTGCATACATTCAAtataatgcaaaatgtatatgtttaattcattttttgaagtacacattttaaattgtaccaccatcaatcaaatcaaatcactgAGGAACTAAAAGTTGTATTAGCATGCATTTGCCCATCCCAGTCTTTCCCAAGTGCAAAGAGGCGCGGAGTTCAATGCACAAGTCAGATCACTGTTCTCTGAGATTATGCAGATATTGTATACTGTCTATAGGTTAGCAGATCAATAACAgaccaataaatattttttttccaaaatgaagAATGAAACTCTAGTGTATAAAAAACTTTTAAGATAATTAAATGTTTCTTGCCTGTTACCCCTGTTGCCATGGAGGTAGATGAAAATGGGTGATCCGTCCCCCAGAGCTTTCTCATACCAGTCTAGGTCCTTTCCCTGCGCTTCCTTCCATCTATGTTCAGGTACAGTGTGCctagaaacatttataataaaaggaggggaaaagtatatatttatattgaaaaccTGAATATTTgtcttataatttgttttatagatttttttttgtgtgtgtatatacaggcATGTGTCACATGTCTTAAAACTAACCACACGCCCACTCTGACTCCCTCTTCAGGTTCGAGGTAGATATTTAAAGTGTGATTGAGACCTATATCTGATGGTTGGCTGAGGTCAATAGAGTCTGGAGAAATACACAAATGAGTTtaggaaaaaaatcataaactaTATATAGATGACACCACaccaatatttctaaaaaaaaatgttgtataccAGAGAAGAGATGCAGAATAAATAGTACTGATGCAGAGAGAATGCAGAGCGAAAGAAGTGCCATTTTAGTCCAAGTCCATTGCCACTGGGATCTTAAGAGAAGGAGAACATGCACACAGAAACTGGGAGTAAAAACGTCTGATTTATCTTCATAGtgtcacatttttaaaagttcTTCTTTTCCACAACCAGCTACATAATAACACATTACTGTTAGACATTGCCTGATATTGTTGCTGTTAATTTTTATGCAGTTGTTATTATATCGCGGTCTATCAAAACAGGACTGAATTACTTTCAAAAGAAGTCAATGCAAACTTGCCTTGCATGCACGTTTAAATCCTTAGGTTTCTGACTTGGTCGTTGCAATCTTCCTGCTGGCTGAAATATTCTTTCAGATTTATTGattcttttcttcattttgtaGAGCAGTCTATTTACTTTTCACACAACTTTGATAatcattgacaaaaaaaaaaaaaaatctcactgaggTGGACAGGACAGGAGCAACGGTCACCGACTGGGCTTATATgcacacattatttattttttttccactcgAGAATTTGCTTTTGATAAATTgcataaactaatttaaatagttttagacCTAATAATAACTCGTAttgactatatattttttaatattgcaaATTTCATGTAAACTTCATAGTTtcacattttaaactacatttaagCCCTGATATTGACAATTCCTGATATTGTTGCTCTTTGTATTATGCACACAAAAAGGCAATACAGCATGTGACTTGCGTTGCATGCACGTTAAAATCCTTAGGTGCTGACCAGATTGTTGCAGTCTTCCtgcaaactgatttttttctgtCAGATTGAACTCCtttttcataaatatgccctcaatggtgtacaaatacctatgccaatgtttaaactaatcctcgtaaatgaagaatttattatctttatatacatgggaaggtaggtcgacggaggcttccatgtagttccgccatcttgcaaaactataatagcagagagggacaaaaagtactaagccaacgcgtttccacaacgcgttttcggtcagagctagaaagcaggtgcagagcagtgagaggcgcttgaaactgcaccagcaagtttaaaagtctggattgcattcttattatggaccatacatatgccgcgccacaggagaagaaaacatagtcgccagaacagtaaaaaatagaacgtaaaaggaaacgtgaccgtagattacagaaaacaagagttaatgtcggggaagctttttctaggtggaaagagctaatgcttgataaagatttcaaaagagacgctgaagtggccagttttcttctcgacaggtaagtcagtgttacaatctatattataattttttttttatatctaacaatgcatataattcagaaaatataacgaataaattagacataactactaattacaatatttcatgttttccacagtcagtaattcataatgtaacattcgtttgttagttgtcatgttgcagtttgtttgaaataacacacctgttcacctgaaggaaaactcgacgaagtgctattagaagacatcctgtcaaagctttttggtacatatcgcctaccgtagatgaaaaagcgaggcgctggagagcaaaattagtttgaatgcaaaatacaatttcaccactagatgggagttattcctacttagtgtccctttaatttAAAACGCACGGAGCAGCACTCTTAACTATTTACTCTACACAACTTTGGCAATAATTGAAAAACAAACCGTTCAAATCACTGAACTGGACAAAGAGAAAAGAACATGGACTGGGCATGGTGGTCAGCTCCCGTTTCTGGAAACATTTGAGAAAAAACATCAAGCtgaacttttattatatattataagagTTTGAGAACTTTATCTACATCACTTCCTGCTGCTGACGTCGCTAGTAAGGAAGAAACAAACCATTCAGTCGTGGATTGGTTGGGTTATGGTTTGATGCCTGTCTGAAGAACACTGTAAGTTTGAACAGGTTTGGTAAATAATCAATTTCTATAGGTGAACATCTTTGACATAATCACTGGTTTTTGCAGAAGCAGCAGCCCAGATAAATCACACGAAACGTACGCTGTCGCGCGCTAAATTCAAAATGATTTTCTGATTCTGCAGAGATTTCATTGATGGCATTTAATATTCACCTCAACAGTGTTAAACACGCTTTTCCATTtccattcatatttttcatatatttaacgTGACAGCTGCGGACAGGTTTTCAGTTCTGTTTGTCTGAAAATATAACGCTTAGATAAAACGTCACCGGTAATAAGATATTGAAAAGATATTCGCTTCcaagtttctttttattatccCAGGCATCCCAGCTT contains the following coding sequences:
- the LOC113071219 gene encoding monoacylglycerol lipase ABHD12-like isoform X1, which produces MKKRINKSERIFQPAGRLQRPSQKPKDLNVHARSQWQWTWTKMALLSLCILSASVLFILHLFSDSIDLSQPSDIGLNHTLNIYLEPEEGVRVGVWHTVPEHRWKEAQGKDLDWYEKALGDGSPIFIYLHGNRGNRSAPHRIGIANVLSAVGYHVLALDYRGFGDSTGEPTEAGLCTDVLYLYHWVKARSGNSLVCVWGHSLGSGVATTTAVKLLEQGNQFDGIILEGAFLNARMETNKLTEHPFTWFYWKFPYIQYFLFNPLKNKDLNLPTDENLQKIRTPLMILHAEDDHLVPFASGQEIYRTAKKAQNSDERVKLVQFDASLGYLHNGLYKDPGLPDIIREFVQSLMT
- the LOC113071219 gene encoding monoacylglycerol lipase ABHD12-like isoform X2; this encodes MALLSLCILSASVLFILHLFSDSIDLSQPSDIGLNHTLNIYLEPEEGVRVGVWHTVPEHRWKEAQGKDLDWYEKALGDGSPIFIYLHGNRGNRSAPHRIGIANVLSAVGYHVLALDYRGFGDSTGEPTEAGLCTDVLYLYHWVKARSGNSLVCVWGHSLGSGVATTTAVKLLEQGNQFDGIILEGAFLNARMETNKLTEHPFTWFYWKFPYIQYFLFNPLKNKDLNLPTDENLQKIRTPLMILHAEDDHLVPFASGQEIYRTAKKAQNSDERVKLVQFDASLGYLHNGLYKDPGLPDIIREFVQSLMT